From one Candidatus Eremiobacterota bacterium genomic stretch:
- a CDS encoding winged helix-turn-helix domain-containing protein produces MNFREAAITILQEAGKPLHYEEIARLVIERGYIEPKGKTPQDSISTELSRDLRKQGSNSVFIKYGKGLYGLKDYGSRPVIEPEVPPESPPDETPQVHIRVHSSRVY; encoded by the coding sequence ATGAACTTCAGAGAAGCTGCAATCACTATCCTGCAGGAAGCAGGCAAGCCTCTCCATTACGAGGAGATAGCACGGCTCGTCATTGAGAGGGGCTATATAGAGCCGAAGGGCAAGACACCCCAGGACAGCATCAGCACAGAGCTCAGCCGCGATCTGAGGAAACAGGGGAGCAACTCAGTGTTCATCAAGTACGGAAAAGGCCTGTACGGGCTGAAGGACTATGGCAGCCGCCCCGTGATAGAGCCTGAAGTCCCTCCTGAAAGCCCTCCCGATGAGACTCCCCAGGTGCATATCAGAGTGCACAGCTCAAGGGTGTACTGA
- a CDS encoding M14 family metallopeptidase, giving the protein MNSSPISPSGGPQNVSGFKYVDGEGIKDVHPSKIDIADKIDLNKNGVIDDRELRDYLKKQDILRDPEKCSVDEEKIIREFKDHLENKPLAQAKAYHTYDQAVEEMKALADKRPDLCKMESVGKSAEGKDIWALKISRGAGGDTSGKPGVIFTGVTHAREWITLEVPLYFAKGLVEGYDGDEKVRKRVDSSEIWVIPMVNPDGYEYSREEDSWWRKNRNPIYKEGIEHNFEGNLTPAGAQQPVAIGVDLNRNFHDGNPAHFELWRPKGDLPDNYYDDFSATSDDPRDDTYRGPDGASESEVKSVMNLELSRKNIKGVIDFHAYGEMILYPWAHTDEPVENVETYKALGKKLNDSMGGGYRVMQSCDLYPNSGSSENVHHVNKRMTFTVEMARSFQPSEKDIEPTCKKLDKLCNTFVDWVVDHQNEIPWPDKPPKA; this is encoded by the coding sequence ATGAACTCATCACCGATTTCACCTTCGGGCGGCCCGCAGAACGTATCGGGCTTCAAGTATGTCGACGGGGAGGGCATCAAGGACGTCCACCCCTCGAAGATTGACATTGCCGACAAGATAGACCTGAATAAGAACGGTGTCATCGATGACAGGGAGCTCCGCGATTATCTGAAGAAGCAGGATATCCTGCGGGACCCTGAAAAGTGCAGCGTCGATGAAGAGAAGATAATTAGGGAGTTCAAGGATCACCTTGAGAACAAGCCCCTGGCACAGGCCAAAGCTTACCATACCTATGACCAGGCAGTAGAGGAGATGAAGGCCCTGGCCGACAAGCGGCCCGACCTCTGCAAGATGGAATCGGTGGGGAAATCCGCCGAAGGCAAGGATATCTGGGCCCTCAAGATAAGCAGGGGCGCCGGTGGCGATACAAGCGGAAAGCCCGGTGTCATCTTTACCGGCGTCACCCATGCCCGCGAATGGATCACCCTGGAAGTGCCCCTCTACTTTGCGAAAGGCCTCGTGGAAGGCTACGACGGCGATGAAAAGGTGCGCAAGCGTGTGGACAGCAGCGAGATCTGGGTCATCCCCATGGTGAATCCCGACGGGTATGAATATTCCCGTGAAGAGGACAGCTGGTGGCGCAAGAACCGCAACCCCATTTACAAAGAGGGGATCGAGCACAATTTCGAGGGGAACCTCACCCCTGCCGGCGCTCAGCAGCCCGTGGCCATAGGCGTGGACCTGAACAGGAACTTCCATGACGGCAATCCCGCCCATTTCGAGCTGTGGCGTCCCAAGGGCGATCTGCCTGACAATTATTATGATGATTTCTCAGCCACAAGCGACGACCCGCGCGACGATACCTACCGGGGCCCTGACGGCGCTTCGGAGAGCGAAGTGAAGTCCGTCATGAACCTCGAGCTCAGCAGGAAGAACATCAAGGGCGTCATTGATTTTCATGCCTACGGCGAGATGATTCTCTATCCCTGGGCCCATACCGATGAGCCCGTCGAGAACGTGGAGACCTACAAGGCCCTGGGCAAGAAGCTCAACGATTCCATGGGAGGGGGCTACCGCGTGATGCAGAGCTGCGATCTCTATCCCAACTCGGGCTCGTCGGAAAACGTGCACCATGTCAACAAGCGCATGACCTTCACCGTTGAAATGGCCCGCTCCTTCCAGCCCTCCGAAAAGGACATAGAGCCTACCTGCAAGAAGCTTGACAAGCTCTGCAACACCTTTGTGGACTGGGTCGTGGACCACCAGAACGAGATACCCTGGCCCGACAAGCCGCCGAAGGCCTGA
- the rocD gene encoding ornithine--oxo-acid transaminase: MVAQTTEAIIKETESYSAHNYHPLPVVLVKGEGIWVWDAEGRKYLDMLSAYSALNQGHRHPAILKALVEQAEKITVTSRAFHNELMGKFLGKLCELCGQEAALPMNTGAEAVETAIKAARKWGYYVKKVKPEKAHIIVCENNFHGRTTTIVGFSSEHQYRDGFGPFTPGFEVIPYGDLEALRKAITADTAAFMVEPIQGEAGINIPPEGYLKKARDLCRERRVLFMADEIQTGFGRTGKLFCCDHEEVKPDVLIVGKALGGGVYPVSAALSSREVMDVFKPGDHGSTFGGNPLASAVAMASLKVIIEERLPQRSSDLGAFFLERLRSIRSPHIREVRGKGLMIGLEIKKESGPARPFCEKLQSLGILAKETHGQVIRFAPPLVIKKEDLEWASLQIEKVLTE; the protein is encoded by the coding sequence ATGGTGGCACAGACCACAGAAGCCATAATAAAGGAAACTGAATCATACAGCGCGCACAATTACCACCCCCTTCCCGTGGTGCTTGTCAAGGGAGAGGGTATCTGGGTATGGGATGCGGAAGGCAGGAAGTACCTCGACATGCTGAGCGCCTACTCGGCTCTCAATCAGGGGCACCGCCACCCCGCCATACTAAAAGCTCTCGTGGAGCAGGCGGAGAAGATAACCGTCACTTCAAGGGCTTTCCATAACGAGCTGATGGGAAAATTTCTCGGGAAGCTCTGCGAGCTGTGCGGGCAGGAAGCGGCCCTTCCCATGAACACCGGTGCCGAGGCCGTCGAGACGGCCATCAAGGCGGCGAGAAAGTGGGGCTATTACGTAAAAAAAGTGAAGCCTGAAAAGGCCCATATCATAGTCTGTGAAAACAACTTCCACGGGAGAACGACCACTATCGTCGGCTTTTCCTCGGAGCACCAGTACCGCGACGGTTTCGGGCCTTTCACGCCTGGATTCGAGGTGATTCCCTACGGCGATCTGGAAGCCCTCCGCAAGGCCATCACGGCCGATACGGCGGCCTTCATGGTCGAGCCCATCCAGGGGGAGGCGGGGATCAACATCCCGCCCGAAGGGTATCTGAAGAAGGCCCGGGACCTTTGCCGCGAGCGCAGGGTGCTTTTTATGGCCGATGAGATCCAGACAGGCTTCGGCAGGACAGGAAAGCTCTTCTGCTGCGATCATGAAGAGGTGAAGCCCGACGTGCTCATCGTGGGCAAGGCCCTCGGCGGCGGAGTGTACCCTGTCTCGGCGGCCCTCTCATCCAGAGAGGTGATGGATGTCTTCAAGCCCGGCGACCATGGCTCCACCTTCGGCGGGAATCCCCTCGCCTCGGCAGTGGCGATGGCCTCCCTGAAAGTCATCATCGAGGAGAGACTCCCCCAGCGCTCGAGCGACCTTGGCGCCTTTTTCCTTGAAAGGCTCAGGAGCATCAGGAGCCCCCACATCAGGGAAGTCCGGGGCAAAGGGCTCATGATAGGGCTCGAGATAAAGAAAGAGTCCGGGCCTGCCCGCCCCTTCTGCGAGAAGCTCCAGTCCCTCGGCATCCTGGCCAAGGAGACCCACGGTCAGGTGATCCGCTTCGCGCCGCCCCTGGTAATCAAAAAGGAAGACCTTGAGTGGGCTTCCTTGCAGATAGAAAAAGTGCTGACGGAGTAA
- the trpS gene encoding tryptophan--tRNA ligase produces MSITPEQQELCDKDRSEKLEILREQEDHLKAKREEFGLEPIDDIIKSLPEATPSMKKGIIFSHKDFQGIVEAIKAGKPWAVVSGINPSGPLHLGHLALFKENLALQKLGAELFIPISEDESYVFDKAPSLAKARFNAYEHVIPSIIALGFDPRKTHIFTGADYPSIYSFALHIARHFSLNQIKGVFGFSDDINAGVVFYMGGVQMAHILLPQLEEFGGPKPTVVPVGIDQHPYIQVSRRYARKAGMFPPGELNLRFLPSLGGPRTKMAASDRSTCIYVTDEVKEVKQKIKTAYTGGSPVLKYQQQHGGVPDVCSVFGMILFHVLDGEAAGALRQRCLGGEQMCRDCKAIATEGIEKVLLEHQEALKQARPRIGEFMMKTPLRSIFSEKE; encoded by the coding sequence ATGAGCATAACCCCGGAACAGCAAGAACTCTGTGACAAGGACAGGAGCGAAAAGCTCGAGATACTCAGGGAGCAGGAGGACCACCTGAAGGCCAAGAGGGAGGAATTCGGCCTCGAGCCCATCGATGACATCATCAAGAGCCTTCCTGAGGCCACACCTTCGATGAAGAAAGGTATCATATTCTCCCATAAGGATTTCCAGGGTATTGTCGAGGCAATCAAGGCCGGAAAGCCATGGGCCGTCGTCTCGGGGATCAACCCCTCTGGCCCGCTCCACCTGGGGCATCTTGCCCTCTTCAAGGAGAATCTGGCACTTCAGAAGCTCGGCGCCGAGCTCTTCATCCCCATCTCTGAAGATGAGAGCTACGTCTTCGACAAGGCGCCAAGCCTTGCAAAGGCCCGTTTCAACGCCTATGAGCATGTAATCCCGAGCATCATCGCCCTGGGCTTTGATCCACGAAAGACTCATATTTTCACCGGCGCCGACTACCCCTCCATCTACAGCTTTGCCCTGCATATCGCGCGGCATTTTTCCCTCAACCAGATCAAGGGGGTCTTCGGCTTCAGCGATGATATCAATGCAGGGGTGGTGTTTTACATGGGAGGCGTGCAGATGGCCCATATCCTGCTGCCGCAGCTTGAGGAGTTTGGAGGGCCCAAGCCCACAGTGGTACCTGTCGGGATTGATCAGCACCCCTATATTCAGGTTTCCCGCCGTTACGCGCGCAAGGCCGGAATGTTCCCCCCGGGGGAGCTCAACCTGAGGTTTCTCCCGAGCCTCGGAGGCCCCCGCACAAAGATGGCCGCCTCGGACCGGAGCACCTGCATATATGTCACCGATGAGGTCAAGGAAGTGAAGCAGAAAATAAAGACGGCTTACACGGGCGGAAGCCCTGTCCTTAAGTACCAGCAGCAGCATGGGGGGGTTCCCGACGTGTGCTCCGTCTTTGGCATGATTCTCTTTCATGTGCTTGACGGGGAAGCCGCGGGAGCACTCAGGCAGCGCTGTCTCGGTGGTGAGCAGATGTGCCGCGACTGCAAGGCTATTGCCACTGAGGGAATCGAGAAGGTGCTTCTCGAGCACCAGGAGGCACTCAAGCAAGCCCGGCCAAGGATAGGGGAGTTTATGATGAAGACGCCCCTCCGTTCGATTTTTTCCGAAAAGGAATAG
- the udk gene encoding uridine kinase, translated as MWENKNILVGIAGGTGSGKTTLVNEVIRMLGGDVALIPSDAYYHDRSTLEYEERKKINYDHPEAIEAELLARHLEMLKRDEPIERPMYDYVTHTRRKDTVHVDATEIIILEGILIYAIPAIKNLVDIRIYVDTDSDERLIRRIVRDVMERGRTYEDAMEQWRETVAPMHSLYVESSKKEAHIIVPHGYNEIAVAMIVAFLQKFRSDRQKSMQNKHQA; from the coding sequence ATGTGGGAAAACAAGAACATTCTCGTAGGGATCGCCGGCGGGACAGGATCAGGGAAGACCACGCTGGTGAACGAGGTCATAAGGATGCTGGGCGGCGACGTGGCGCTGATCCCCTCGGACGCCTATTATCACGACAGGAGCACCCTTGAATACGAAGAGCGGAAAAAAATCAATTATGATCATCCCGAAGCCATAGAGGCAGAGCTGCTAGCCCGGCATCTTGAGATGCTCAAGCGTGATGAGCCCATAGAGCGCCCCATGTACGACTATGTCACCCATACCCGCAGGAAGGACACTGTGCATGTCGATGCCACGGAGATAATAATACTCGAGGGCATCCTTATCTATGCCATCCCTGCCATTAAGAATCTTGTGGATATAAGGATATATGTGGATACCGACTCCGACGAGCGCCTCATAAGGAGGATTGTAAGGGATGTCATGGAGAGGGGGAGAACCTACGAGGATGCCATGGAGCAATGGCGGGAGACCGTGGCGCCCATGCACAGCCTTTACGTGGAGTCTTCAAAAAAAGAGGCCCATATCATAGTGCCCCATGGCTATAACGAGATCGCCGTCGCAATGATTGTCGCGTTCCTTCAGAAATTCAGGAGCGACAGGCAGAAGAGCATGCAGAACAAGCACCAGGCATAG
- a CDS encoding tetratricopeptide repeat protein, producing MEKLVQAGTADLEKGEVDQAIGQFDKALALSPENAPAMSMKGLALLEKGEIAQGFDLCKKALIKDSKKAKVRANLSEAFYARGKYDRALAEAERAMELDPSLPEGPALAGRAELRRGNIEAARSLIKKGIELNGGNARFYVYLGETNVAEKNWTAANENYRKAIDLTAKLPIAQLGIAQVLLELGDKEGAFKAVREALEINPKMAKAYVIRARTFLASGSLKSAMEDLDRAVEIDSGDGEAHALLGRVLMERGEAQKAEFHLQRAIDLNPRNGDAYCNLAIINLALGKKDQGVELLKRGIAASPEHSLAYSILGQTYITEGNYQEALKVLKKSIELDSGNSLAYCYLTRLSLLTKNTGEAEKYIRAALKLDARDGLSLYYLACTQAQQGKTAEALATLKKIVKGGFRDFRRIENDPLLAPVRSSAGYRELLRGK from the coding sequence GTGGAAAAGCTGGTACAGGCGGGAACAGCGGACCTGGAAAAAGGCGAGGTGGACCAGGCCATCGGGCAGTTTGACAAAGCCCTCGCGCTCTCACCGGAAAATGCTCCTGCCATGTCAATGAAGGGCCTCGCCCTCCTGGAAAAAGGCGAGATCGCACAGGGCTTCGATCTCTGCAAAAAGGCCCTCATCAAGGACTCCAAGAAAGCCAAAGTGAGAGCCAATCTCTCCGAGGCTTTCTATGCCCGGGGGAAGTATGACAGGGCCCTCGCCGAGGCCGAGCGCGCCATGGAGCTTGATCCCTCACTTCCTGAAGGCCCTGCGCTTGCAGGAAGGGCCGAGCTTAGAAGGGGTAATATTGAGGCTGCCAGGAGCCTTATTAAAAAAGGCATAGAGCTCAACGGGGGAAATGCCCGCTTTTATGTCTACCTGGGCGAAACCAACGTGGCAGAGAAGAACTGGACCGCTGCCAATGAGAATTACCGCAAGGCCATCGACCTGACTGCGAAGCTTCCAATCGCCCAGCTCGGCATCGCTCAGGTTCTGCTGGAGCTGGGCGACAAGGAGGGGGCTTTCAAGGCGGTCAGAGAGGCGCTGGAGATCAATCCCAAGATGGCAAAGGCATATGTGATCCGTGCCAGGACTTTCCTCGCTTCGGGAAGCCTCAAAAGCGCCATGGAAGATCTTGATAGAGCGGTGGAGATTGATTCAGGCGACGGCGAGGCTCATGCTCTGCTGGGAAGGGTCCTGATGGAGAGAGGTGAAGCCCAGAAAGCCGAGTTTCACCTCCAGAGGGCCATCGACCTTAATCCCCGGAACGGCGATGCATACTGCAACCTTGCAATTATCAATCTCGCCCTGGGGAAGAAGGACCAGGGCGTTGAGCTCCTGAAAAGGGGGATCGCCGCCTCACCAGAACATTCTCTTGCTTACAGCATCCTGGGGCAGACCTATATCACCGAGGGAAACTACCAGGAAGCCCTCAAGGTATTGAAAAAGAGCATAGAGCTGGACAGTGGAAACAGCCTTGCATACTGCTATCTTACGCGGCTCTCGCTCCTCACGAAAAACACCGGTGAAGCGGAAAAATACATCAGAGCCGCCCTCAAGCTCGACGCCCGGGATGGCCTTTCCCTCTATTACCTTGCCTGCACTCAGGCCCAGCAGGGGAAGACCGCCGAGGCGCTTGCCACGCTGAAAAAAATCGTGAAAGGCGGATTCAGGGATTTCCGGAGAATCGAGAATGACCCGCTGCTGGCCCCGGTGAGATCTTCCGCGGGTTACCGCGAGCTATTGAGGGGAAAATAG
- a CDS encoding phosphoribosylanthranilate isomerase: MVKVKICGITTLEDALMAVEAGADALGFVFAPSSRQVTPEEAAAIIRSLPPFPVKIGVFVNEDPAVAADIMRRCALQALQFHGDEKPEEVAPFFPLSIKAFRMKKRESLEAMKAYRVGAVLLDSYSPDSAGGTGKTFHWEWAREAARGGIPLILSGGLTAENVREAIRTVRPFAVDVSSGVEKGPGKKDPDRVRSFIGNAKNALGTD; the protein is encoded by the coding sequence ATGGTAAAGGTAAAAATATGCGGCATCACCACTCTGGAGGACGCCCTCATGGCAGTGGAGGCGGGAGCCGACGCCCTGGGATTTGTCTTTGCCCCGAGTTCCCGCCAGGTGACGCCTGAGGAGGCGGCGGCCATCATCAGGAGCCTCCCCCCCTTCCCGGTGAAAATCGGGGTCTTTGTGAACGAAGATCCCGCCGTGGCGGCAGATATCATGAGGAGGTGCGCCCTCCAGGCTCTCCAGTTTCATGGCGACGAGAAACCTGAGGAGGTTGCCCCCTTTTTCCCGCTCTCCATCAAGGCATTCAGGATGAAGAAGAGGGAGAGCCTTGAGGCGATGAAGGCATACAGGGTCGGCGCGGTGCTCCTTGACTCCTACAGCCCGGACAGTGCGGGAGGCACCGGGAAGACCTTTCACTGGGAATGGGCACGCGAGGCGGCCCGGGGCGGCATCCCCCTTATACTCTCGGGGGGCCTCACCGCGGAGAATGTAAGGGAAGCCATCAGGACAGTCAGGCCTTTTGCCGTTGATGTGTCAAGCGGCGTGGAGAAAGGCCCGGGGAAAAAGGACCCGGACCGCGTGAGAAGCTTCATTGGAAACGCAAAAAATGCGCTGGGCACTGACTGA
- the rpsO gene encoding 30S ribosomal protein S15: protein MAQEEVTKKGIIEKYRIHERDTGSPEVQIALLTSRINHLTDHLKVHKKDHHSRRGLLMMVGQRRRLLNYLMSRNIEQYRAMVKNLGLRR from the coding sequence ATGGCACAGGAGGAAGTTACAAAGAAAGGCATTATTGAGAAATACAGGATTCATGAGCGGGACACCGGTTCGCCCGAGGTGCAGATTGCCCTCCTTACGAGCAGGATAAATCATCTCACCGACCATCTCAAGGTGCACAAGAAAGATCACCACTCCCGCCGCGGCCTTCTCATGATGGTGGGCCAGAGAAGAAGGCTTCTCAACTACCTGATGAGCAGAAACATTGAGCAGTATCGCGCCATGGTGAAGAACCTCGGCCTGAGAAGATAG
- the pnp gene encoding polyribonucleotide nucleotidyltransferase, whose product MGEKQCVMEVDVAGRRLVLETGKVAKQANGAVMVRYADTVVIVTAVCSERCREGVDFFPLMVDYEEKLYAAGKIPGGFIKREGRPSEKSILTSRLIDRPIRPLFPKGLRNDMQITALVLSSDQENDADIPAIIGASAALAISDIPFPEVIAAVRIGYRDGVFLVNPTYKEREESALNLVVAGTKEDIMMVEAGAEEVSESLLMEALRIGHEEIKKVIRTIGELAGKVGKPKREFPVYQPSKELEALMRRLLTAKVAEVMIIAEKEAHENAMAAINREAFLAILQETMDEEARAPFVELLTDSRNFDFDQIKKTIEEEEFRRLIVEKKIRPDGRTLTEIRPITCEVGILPRTHGSGLFTRGQTQVLNILTLGTMSEEQILDGIGGDESKRYMHQYNFPPFSVGEVKPMRGPGRREIGHGALAERAIVGMIPSVEEFPYALRLVSEVLESNGSTSMASVCASTLALMDAGVKITAPIAGIAMGLVKHGDGFAVLTDIQGLEDFLGDMDFKVAGSRSGVTALQMDIKIKGISFEIMERALAQARDARMFILNKIEECISAPREELSPYAPRIITLMINPDRIKDVIGPGGKMINKIIAETGVKIDIEDDGRVFIAAVNPESGNAARKWIEDLTRDIEIGEIYLGRVSRIMNFGAFVEFLPGKEGLVHISQLSYRRIPRVEDAVKIGDEITVKVIEIDDQGRINLTARGLSANPEENIPPDNLEEGPPRRDRGPSRPRGDRDRGRPPRRDNR is encoded by the coding sequence ATGGGAGAAAAGCAATGCGTCATGGAAGTGGATGTGGCAGGAAGAAGACTTGTCCTGGAAACGGGGAAAGTGGCCAAGCAGGCAAACGGCGCCGTAATGGTTCGCTATGCCGATACGGTGGTGATTGTGACGGCAGTGTGCTCGGAAAGGTGCAGGGAAGGCGTTGATTTCTTCCCCCTCATGGTTGACTATGAAGAAAAGCTCTATGCCGCGGGAAAGATACCGGGTGGCTTTATCAAGAGGGAAGGCCGTCCCTCTGAAAAATCGATTCTCACGAGCCGTCTTATCGACAGGCCCATCAGGCCCCTGTTTCCCAAAGGGTTGAGGAATGACATGCAGATAACAGCCCTTGTTCTCTCGTCCGATCAGGAGAACGACGCCGATATCCCGGCAATCATCGGGGCCTCGGCGGCTCTCGCCATTTCAGACATTCCTTTCCCTGAAGTGATAGCCGCCGTGAGGATCGGCTACAGGGACGGCGTTTTCCTTGTGAATCCCACTTACAAGGAGAGGGAAGAGAGCGCCCTCAATCTTGTGGTGGCGGGGACAAAGGAAGACATCATGATGGTAGAGGCAGGAGCGGAAGAGGTATCAGAATCACTTCTCATGGAGGCTCTCAGGATTGGCCACGAGGAGATTAAAAAGGTCATCCGCACTATAGGGGAACTGGCGGGAAAAGTGGGGAAGCCCAAGCGTGAATTCCCCGTCTATCAGCCCAGCAAGGAGCTTGAAGCTCTGATGCGGAGGCTCCTCACGGCCAAGGTGGCGGAAGTGATGATCATTGCAGAAAAGGAAGCCCATGAGAATGCCATGGCAGCCATCAACAGGGAGGCATTTCTCGCGATTCTCCAGGAGACCATGGATGAAGAGGCCCGCGCTCCCTTTGTGGAGCTCCTCACCGACAGCAGGAACTTTGATTTCGACCAGATTAAAAAGACCATCGAGGAAGAGGAGTTCAGGCGCCTCATCGTGGAGAAAAAGATCCGCCCCGACGGGAGAACCCTCACTGAGATAAGGCCCATTACCTGCGAGGTGGGAATCCTTCCCAGGACCCACGGCTCAGGGCTTTTCACAAGGGGACAGACGCAGGTGCTGAATATTCTCACGCTGGGCACGATGAGCGAGGAGCAGATCCTCGATGGTATCGGAGGAGATGAATCAAAGCGCTATATGCACCAGTACAACTTCCCTCCTTTCTCCGTAGGAGAGGTGAAGCCCATGAGAGGCCCCGGGAGAAGGGAGATCGGCCATGGAGCCCTTGCAGAGAGGGCAATCGTGGGTATGATTCCCTCGGTGGAGGAATTTCCTTATGCCCTGAGGCTTGTCTCTGAGGTGCTGGAATCAAACGGCTCCACTTCAATGGCAAGTGTATGCGCAAGCACTCTCGCCCTTATGGACGCGGGGGTAAAGATCACTGCTCCCATCGCAGGGATTGCCATGGGCCTGGTCAAGCATGGCGACGGCTTTGCCGTCCTCACCGACATCCAGGGCCTTGAGGATTTCCTGGGGGACATGGATTTCAAGGTGGCGGGGTCGCGGTCAGGCGTCACGGCCCTCCAGATGGATATCAAAATCAAGGGCATATCCTTTGAGATAATGGAGAGAGCCCTTGCCCAGGCCCGCGATGCGCGGATGTTCATTCTCAACAAGATCGAGGAATGCATCAGCGCGCCCCGCGAGGAGCTCTCACCGTACGCTCCCAGGATCATCACCCTCATGATCAACCCTGACAGGATCAAGGATGTCATTGGCCCCGGCGGAAAGATGATCAATAAGATCATAGCGGAAACCGGCGTCAAGATAGACATCGAAGATGACGGCCGCGTCTTCATTGCGGCGGTGAACCCCGAGTCGGGGAACGCTGCAAGGAAATGGATAGAGGATCTCACCAGGGACATAGAGATTGGAGAGATCTACCTGGGAAGAGTCTCAAGAATTATGAATTTCGGCGCCTTTGTGGAGTTTCTCCCGGGCAAGGAGGGGCTCGTCCATATCTCGCAGCTTTCTTACCGCCGCATCCCCCGCGTTGAGGATGCCGTCAAGATCGGCGACGAGATCACGGTAAAGGTCATCGAGATAGACGACCAGGGGAGAATCAACCTTACGGCACGGGGGCTCTCGGCGAACCCCGAGGAGAACATCCCCCCGGATAACCTCGAGGAGGGGCCTCCCCGCAGGGACAGGGGCCCTTCAAGACCAAGGGGCGACCGCGACAGGGGGCGCCCGCCGCGCCGCGACAATAGATAG
- a CDS encoding cobalamin-binding protein, with product MGCRWAGSTIPGRAVRIGVLVLVLVWALHGMAIPAGKGYSVKDSSGNILAFPSVPRRIISTAPSITELLFALGAGKNVVGVTRHCNYPPEARGLPRIGDLLVNMEQAVKLSPDLVVADASMNPDSARRLKELGMPVLLLKCNTIENFRKSLEILGSATGNGKRARALMQDIDRRIRLVEKKVAARGRVPVRVFVEIWDSPLMTAGKETFFHDLITRAGGINVAASAASPYPRVGAEFVVEQDPEVIILTTSQREEVLRRSTWQSVSAVRSGRVHHIDPDIIARPTPRMIEALELLALWITPPQKTLLQDRKSPLPPKCSYTRKMR from the coding sequence ATGGGTTGCAGGTGGGCCGGGAGTACAATCCCGGGAAGAGCGGTGAGAATAGGAGTGCTTGTCCTGGTGCTGGTATGGGCGCTCCATGGTATGGCCATTCCCGCGGGCAAAGGCTATTCGGTGAAAGACTCTTCGGGGAATATTCTCGCCTTTCCCTCTGTTCCCCGGCGGATAATATCGACAGCGCCCAGCATTACAGAGCTTCTTTTTGCCCTGGGCGCGGGTAAGAATGTGGTGGGAGTGACGAGACATTGCAATTATCCGCCTGAAGCCCGCGGACTGCCCCGTATCGGCGACCTGCTCGTCAACATGGAGCAGGCAGTGAAGCTCTCGCCCGACCTTGTCGTGGCCGACGCCTCAATGAACCCCGATTCGGCCAGGCGTCTCAAGGAGCTCGGCATGCCGGTGCTGCTCCTCAAGTGCAATACCATAGAGAATTTCAGGAAGTCCCTGGAGATCCTGGGAAGTGCCACGGGGAACGGGAAAAGGGCCCGGGCCCTCATGCAGGACATTGACAGGAGGATAAGGCTCGTGGAAAAAAAGGTCGCTGCCCGGGGCAGGGTGCCCGTGAGGGTCTTCGTGGAGATCTGGGACTCACCTCTCATGACGGCGGGAAAAGAGACTTTCTTCCATGATCTCATCACCCGTGCCGGCGGGATAAATGTCGCCGCTTCGGCAGCCTCGCCATACCCCAGGGTGGGTGCTGAGTTCGTCGTGGAGCAGGACCCCGAGGTGATAATTCTTACGACTTCGCAGCGTGAGGAGGTCCTCAGGAGGAGCACCTGGCAGTCTGTTTCAGCCGTGCGGAGCGGGAGGGTCCATCATATCGATCCCGACATAATCGCCCGTCCCACGCCCAGAATGATCGAGGCCCTGGAGCTCCTGGCACTCTGGATCACCCCTCCCCAGAAGACCTTACTGCAGGACAGGAAATCCCCCCTGCCCCCGAAGTGCAGCTATACCCGGAAGATGAGGTGA